A window of the Cuculus canorus isolate bCucCan1 chromosome 3, bCucCan1.pri, whole genome shotgun sequence genome harbors these coding sequences:
- the TOGARAM2 gene encoding LOW QUALITY PROTEIN: TOG array regulator of axonemal microtubules protein 2 (The sequence of the model RefSeq protein was modified relative to this genomic sequence to represent the inferred CDS: substituted 2 bases at 2 genomic stop codons), translated as MCSPLCSVAGVEQTLDDASMIGRMDRARGLEAEGEKRMRSTMLKRNQTGLNDEVTFECLTHLSHLSHQAMAHDPWPTAMSSAALKTKKLEMRRMSEASLAFPVISPAAEALVISEVLADTWVAAQKRNSERLETKRENQALKETVKALVIDLEAECVALQQGLIDCSDPKKVALKPTVTQSACQRLLVTSKPITLTQKCHSCQMVTRMRNREQDGNSPGCDSSDGNNKEPKSGGPGGYIRNPRQITCGGSSAFLLPFHCSGENGKKSLGVPMIGPIHKAPRASHEDPDSAEVPLPSSQHLICQEALETRARSSTGRDEDVHKPPERWIPKPVLHVCRKHVGGVKSAGHLCEPMASLPSTPLSQRKEIDPLMSPCLLSENNLEDDTERVRAKDRGEQDSFSVTAQCHQTSNLPLLNNPPSLVSSVVLLVCATLCKLLQKKIQQQRMKIAELLRKEREMREKREKTNSLQRPTQNVDSGDAVEERKSPIAANSLVQGEKTDCEPTQKVRPFLLSWRALLNELASLSSDNWKQKVRGFFRVRCLAVFHKEVLLSRLQDVALAVTKEVNNLHSKVSRSAMGTLRDLFKTMKKHMDPQVDVATQVLLQKTADCNKFICKAANEALGVMVASVTPARAMRALTANVIHDRIVVVRKCAAEHLLTMVERIGAKKLLSDRRESAELLVKVIMKLAQDCHPDTRCYGQKMLKILMSHQKFHQILKHTVPSHDWKAVMATIKKEGTEHRIPELSPAKDHKKSWNSNLTMPQDNLPSDGRSRTGSEDLILPDLTVHGTSLRTRRDTKELLKTLHELLTAQKFQTWMEXVQLLLDHCKNNPQFISRNIVQFFNVFALRLXDCNKKLCRQALEALALMMPMLKDALHPVLVSMVATVTNGLNSKHSGIYAAAVAALEASITHLDNALLLRAFAQRVCLLQSQALLDVTERLPGLVASVYRQRPEAMKCYALPILWFFLRKGSKHLRNSKVRAAVTKLAKSLYELIDSRLKKDAASQPLQVTKNLWDILGLNVR; from the exons ATGTGCTCCCCTCTTTGCTCTGTGGCTGGAGTTGAGCAAACTCTGGATGATGCATCCATGATCGGGCGCATGGACAGAGCCCGTGGGCTTGAAGCTGAAGGAGAGAAGCGGATGCGCAGCACAATGTTGAAGAGA AATCAAACTGGTCTGAATGATGAAGTAACCTTTGAATGCCTCACTCatctctcccacctttcccacCAAGCCATGGCCCACGACCCCTGGCCCACGGCAATGAGCAGCGCTGCCCTGAAGACCAAGAAGCTGGAGATGAGGAGAATGTCTGAGGCTTCATTAGCCTTTCCAGTGATATCTCCAGCTGCAGAGGCTTTAG TTATTTCTGAAGTCCTGGCAGACACGTGGGTGGctgctcagaaaagaaattctgagaGACTTGAAACTAAGAGAGAAAATCAGGCCTTGAAAGAAACGGTTAAGGCCTTGGTGATAGATCTAGAGGCGGAGTGTGTAGCTCTGCAGCAAG GGCTGATCGACTGCAGTGACCCTAAGAAGGTTGCCCTGAAGCCAACAGTCACCCAGTCGGCTTGCCAGAGGCTCCTGGTAACCTCCAAGCCCATAACTCTCACCCAGAAGTGCCATTCTTGCCAAATGGTCACAAGGATGAGAAACAGAGAGCAGGACGGAAATAGCCCAGGATGTGATAGTAGTGATGGGAACAACAAGGAGCCGAAGTCAGGAGGACCAGGAGGCTACATAAGGAACCCAAGACAAATCACATGTGGTGGATCCTCA gctTTCCTGCTGCCCTTTCATTGCAGCGGAGAGAATGGGAAGAAGTCACTGGGAGTGCCTATGATTGGCCCTATCCACAAGGCACCCAGAGCATCTCATGAGGATCCTGACAGTGCTGAAGTGCCTCTGCCAAGCTCTCAGCACCTGATTTGCCAGGAGGCCCTGGAGACAAG GGCAAGATCAAGCACTGGACGTGACGAGGATGTCCATAAGCCTCCAG AGCGCTGGATTCCGAAACCCGTCTTGCATGTTTGCCGGAAACATGTTGGTGGTGTGAAGTCTGCTGGCCACTTGTGTGAACCCATGGCCTCGTTACCAAGCACCCCACTCAGCCAGAGAAAGGAGATAGATCCTCTCATGAGCCCTTGCCTTCTCAGTGAGAATAACTTGGAGGACGACACTGAAAGAGTAAGAGCCAAGGACAGGGGTGAGCAGGATTCCTTTTCAGTGACTGCACAGTGCCACCAAACATCAAATCTTCCTCTCCTGAATAACCCACCTTCCCTGGTCTCCAGCGTTGTCTTGTTG GTCTGTGCTACCTTGTGCAAgttacttcagaagaaaatacaacagcagAGGATGAAAATAGCAGAGCTTTTGCGTAAAGAGAGGGAgatgagagagaagagagagaagacaaaTTCCTTGCAGCGCCCTACGCAGAATGTTGACTCTGGGGATGCAGTTGAAGAAA GGAAGTCGCCCATTGCTGCAAACTCGCTGGTGCAGGGAGAGAAGACAGATTGTGAGCCCACTCAGAAAGTCAGACCTTTCCTTCTCTCGTGGCGGGCGCTGCTCAATGAGCTCGCATCGCTCAGCAGTGACAACTG GAAGCAGAAGGTGAGAGGATTCTTCAGGGTCAGATGCCTGGCTGTCTTCCATAAAGAAGTCCTCCTGTCTAGGCTTCAGGACGTTGCCTTGGCGGTTACCAAAGAG GTGAACAACCTCCACTCAAAGGTGTCTCGCTCTGCAATGGGCACTCTGAGAGACCTCTTCAAGACCATGAAGAAGCACATGGATCCCCAGGTGGATGTGGCTACTCAGGTCTTGCTCCAGAAGACAGCGGACTGCAACAAATTCATTTGCAAAGCAGCTAATGAAGCCCTGGGGGTCATGGTGGCCAGTGTGACTCCTGCACGAGCAATGAGAGCTCTCACGGCTAATGTAATCCA TGACCGCATCGTTGTGGTGCGGAAGTGTGCGGCTGAGCACCTACTGACCATGGTGGAGCGAATCGGAGCCAAGAAGCTCCTGTCGGACAGGCGGGAGAGTGCTGAGCTGCTGGTAAAAGTGATAATGAAGCTTGCTCAGGATTGTCATCCTGACACAAG GTGTTATGGACAGAAGATGCTGAAGATATTGATGAGTCATCAAAAATTTCATCAGATTTTGAAGCACACTGTCCCCTCCCATGATTGGAAAGCGGTTATGGCCACAATTAAGAAGGAA GGGACAGAACACCGTATACCTGAACTTTCACCTGCCAAGGACCACAAGAAATCTTGGAACAGCAACTTGACAATGCCCCAGGACAACCTGCCTTCTGATGGACG ttcaaGGACTGGATCTGAAGATCTCATCTTACCCGACCTGACGGTCCATGGCACGTCACTTCGGACTAGGAGAGATACCAAAGAGCTTCTGAAGACCCTCCATGAGCTCCTGACAGCCCAGAAGTTTCAGACATGGATGGAATGAGTACAGCTCCTCCTAGACCACTGCAAAAACAACCCTCAGTTCATCTCCAGGAACATTGTCCAG tTTTTCAATGTTTTTGCACTGAGACTTTAGGATTGCAACAAGAAATTGTGCCGGCAGGCGCTGGAGGCCCTGGCTTTGATGATGCCCATGCTCAAAGATGCCTTACACCCAGTGCTGGTCTCCATGGTCGCAACAGTCACTAACGGCCTGAACTCAAAGCACTCGGGGATTtatgctgcagctgtggcagcACTGGAAGCATCCATTACTCACCTAG ATAACGCACTGCTGCTGCGAGCCTTTGCCCAGCGAGTGTGCTTGCTGCAGAGCCAAGCTTTGCTGGATGTCACAGAGCGGCTCCCGG gGCTTGTGGCATCTGTTTATCGCCAGAGACCCGAAGCCATGAAGTGCTATGCCCTGCCCATACTCTGGTTCTTCCTGAGAAAGGGGAGCAAGCATCTCCGTAACAGCAAAGTCAGGGCTGCAGTCACCAAGCTTGCAAAGAGCCTCTATGAACTGATTgactccaggctgaagaaggaCGCTGCCAGCCAACCACTGCAAGTGACCAAAAACCTCTGGGATATCCTGGGCCTGAATGTCCGCTGA